A window of Panicum virgatum strain AP13 chromosome 8K, P.virgatum_v5, whole genome shotgun sequence contains these coding sequences:
- the LOC120645647 gene encoding predicted GPI-anchored protein 58, translating into MAASPRWPWPRGALRHSRHAAAGADPAGAAQEQDAAVSSATAAPAPPSRSNRKEPLLLTPVAAASSLPRSAPPPRRGPPPAPASCPAPHRAAPSPPAPRHGRAPGALAAEAASSRGGTPDLQRAVVSAAVVSSRAGLEDAGVGGELQGRP; encoded by the coding sequence atggctGCCTCCCCGCGATGGCCATGGCCGCGCGGGGCCCTCCGCCACAGCCggcatgccgccgccggtgcggaTCCGGCCGGCGCGGCCCAAGAGCAGGACGCCGCCGTGTCctcggccaccgccgcccctgctcctccctccCGCAGCAACCGCAAGGAGCCTCTGCTCCTCACTCCCGTGGCCGCCGCTTCCTCCCTCCCGCGgtccgcaccaccgccgcgacgaggcccgccgcccgcccccgctTCATGCCCCGCCCCTCACCGGGCCGCACCCTCGCCTCCCGCACCTCGCCACGGCCGAGCTCCAGGGGCGCTGGCCGCGGAGGCCGCGAGCTCCAGGGGCGGCACCCCCGACCTCCAGAGGGCGGTGGTGAGTGCTGCGGTTGTGAGCTCTAGGGCAGGCTTGGAGGATGCAGGGGTCGGTGGCGAGCTCCAGGGGCGGCCGTGA
- the LOC120644455 gene encoding long chain base biosynthesis protein 2a-like, whose translation MVRLPYTTALTTLFSYGLLFAFGQLRDFFRKLIDWFKAKNVKGYAPICLGLEDFYVRRLYLRIQDCFGRPIASAPDSWFDVVERTSNDNNKTLQRTSNTSRCLNLGSYNYLGFAAADEYCTLHVIESLKKYSASTCSVRVDGGTTKLHTELEELVARFVGKPAAILFGMGYVTNSAIIPCLIGKGGLIISDSLNHNSIVNGARGSGATVRVFQHNSPAHLEEVLREQIAGGQPRTHRPWKKIIVIVEGIYSMEGELCKLPEIIAVCKKYKAYTYLDEAHSIGAVGQSGRGVCELLGVDPADVDIMMGTFTKSFGSCGGYIAASKEIIQHLKHSCPAHLYATSMSPPAVQQVISAIKVILGEDGSNRGAQKLARIRENSNFFRSELKKMGFEVLGDNDSPVMPIMLYNPAKIPAFSRECLRQKVAVVTVAFPATPLLLARARICISASHTREDLVKALDVISRVGDLVGIKYFPAEPPKIAEAGHDKLE comes from the exons ATGGTGAGGCTGCCGTACACGACGGCGCTGACCACGCTGTTTAGCTACGGGCTGCTCTTCGCGTTCGGCCAGCTTAGGGATTTCTTCCGCAAGCTCATCGACTGGTTCAAGGCCAAGAACGTCAAG GGGTACGCGCCGATCTGCCTGGGCCTGGAGGATTTCTATGTGCGCCGCCTGTACCTTCGGATCCAG GATTGCTTTGGTAGGCCGATTGCAAGCGCACCAGATTCATGGTTTGATGTTGTTGAGCGAACCTCAAATGACAATAACAAGACACTACA GCGTACCTCAAATACATCTAGATGCCTCAACTTGGGATCCTACAACTACCTTGGATTTGCTGCAGCAGATGAGTACTGCACACTACATGTTATTGAGTCTCTCAAGAAATACTCAGCAAGCACCTGCAGTGTCCGTGTTGATGGCG GCACGACCAAGCTTCACACCGAGCTGGAGGAGTTGGTCGCACGTTTCGTTGGAAAGCCTGCTGCTATCCTATTTGGCATGGGTTATGTTACAAACTCTGCCATCATTCCTTGCCTAATTGGAAAG GGTGGGTTGATAATTAGTGATTCTTTGAACCATAACTCAATTGTCAATGGCGCAAGAGGATCTGGTGCAACTGTCAGGGTTTTCCAGCATAACT CCCCTGCTCATTTGGAAGAGGTACTGAGAGAGCAGATAGCTGGTGGTCAGCCACGGACACACAGACCATGGAAGAAGATAATTGTCATTGTTGAGGGTATCTATAGCATGGAAGGAGAGCTGTGTAAGCTCCCTGAGATTATAGCTGTTTGCAAGAAATACAAG GCTTACACATATCTGGATGAGGCTCATAGCATTGGTGCTGTTGGGCAGTCTGGCCGGGGCGTTTGTGAGCTCCTTGGGGTTGACCCAGCTGATGTAGATATAATGATGGGTACTTTCACCAAGTCTTTTGGATCATGTGGTGGATACATTGCCGCATCAAAG GAGATAATTCAGCACCTGAAGCATAGTTGCCCAGCCCATCTATATGCTACTTCCATGTCACCACCAGCAGTGCAACAAGTTATCTCTGCTATTAAAGTTATTCTTGGGGAGGATGGCTCCAACAGAG GTGCCCAAAAACTTGCACGCATCCGTGAGAATAGTAATTTCTTCAGGTCAGAGCTCAAGAAGATGGGTTTCGAGGTTCTTGGTGACAATGACTCTCCTGTCATGCCCATAATGCTATACAATCCGGCTAAGATTCCTGCATTTTCTAGGGAGTGCCTTAGGCAAAAG GTTGCTGTTGTTACTGTGGCATTCCCTGCGACACCTCTTCTTCTTGCAAGAGCTCGTATCTGCATTTCTGCTTCACACACTAGGGAGGACCTGGTGAAAGCCCTTGAT GTTATCAGCAGAGTTGGTGATCTTGTCGGCATCAAATACTTCCCTGCAGAACCACCAAAGATAGCTGAAGCTGGTCATGATAAACTGGAGTAG